In a genomic window of Longimicrobiales bacterium:
- a CDS encoding ECF-type sigma factor — protein sequence MVASDARPEEVVALDDALTRLEALDTRQSRVVELRYFGGLTIEETAQVLGVSVVTVKRDWTTAR from the coding sequence GTGGTCGCATCCGACGCTCGGCCGGAGGAGGTGGTGGCGCTCGACGACGCGTTAACGCGCCTGGAGGCGCTCGACACACGACAGAGCCGGGTCGTGGAGCTTCGGTACTTCGGCGGTCTGACGATCGAGGAGACGGCCCAGGTCCTCGGCGTCTCGGTGGTCACGGTCAAGCGCGACTGGACGACCGCCCGCG
- a CDS encoding AAA family ATPase has translation MTEFRLRTLGRLLLERGDTELLTGRRRELALLTYVARSAPRPVQRASLAALFWGERREARARQSLRQALLELRRVLGDGLDVSADEVALRPGVLSLDLVEVEAALAADRPRQAVELCEGEFLPGAEDIGGEVWRAWVDAERAGLRPRLTAAFAHLTAAAEAAGERGEAESWAAAWAAALPWDERAHTRWVETLRANDHAAEAAAQHAVFTARLRGELGIAPSPEWQRLGAELEREGAESRVRTTPGSAALFAPELVGRGAELAELTGAWRVVRNGGAAVVLVEGAEGIGKTRLCDEFLRGVEAAGEAFVLRVRGEDPAAGRHAWTHGRRLLAGVQTAPGLSGAPDAALAEVAQLVPSLRERYPALPQPRGGDRELSAAITRVIADVASELPIIIFVDDATGVDAATRAWLAAFARDVPLHVLVLLTAGTDELKRGAHALEPGSAGLRRIRLQPLDVSATEALLASMLVLPAAERHQLAARLHEATEGNPFYTAETVAALVDERLIVLDAAGTWRLTPECARRPLPLGGSVRTAIGDRIARLAEPGRRVLAAAASFDEAAGFAELQAHTQLAPDALRTTVDDLITRRLLRPVSPPAHGVQFTHGLIRRVARERLADAIALPRGASRPRRFVLATAAVLVIALVFAFVLDRTAEDTPAAIAVMYFDNLSADPADTYLAAALTEEIAAQLARLERLRVKSPRATLPLQERAGSDPAVIGAALDVGYLVDGSLRRAGDQVRIIVRLTGTADGFQVWNETYDVETIDLLRVQTEIAREVATRVAGRLATGERAMLAQPPTTSPQAYDHFLRGNYHLVRRTPESVQRAISEYRTAVRLDPGFAAARAREAYGYALFLDWGWTYPGAAAGELLARGLLATEQVLQRDPQSADAWMTRAYLLVMRDPVRHAGAIDAFRRSIALDPNNAEVHHQLGQSLMALGRYDDAEAAYHRALELEPWRAMTLVPLGAIALREGRHDDQMRWADSAIAVDPDVPYAYSSRALVRLQHGDASGARRDAETALDLDDTYRLPGLAVRAAALAALGDTTAARRDLAASLHALADPAQPSSTELFFLGIALLALDEDQTLLDLLERTRPRSAWVWFYLQDPAYDRIREHLRIRQVLDEVKPL, from the coding sequence GTGACGGAATTCCGGCTGCGCACGCTTGGCCGTTTGCTCCTGGAGCGCGGCGACACCGAACTGCTGACGGGCCGACGAAGGGAGCTGGCGCTGCTGACGTACGTCGCCCGGTCGGCGCCCAGGCCGGTACAGCGTGCTTCGCTCGCGGCGCTGTTCTGGGGGGAGCGTCGTGAAGCACGGGCGCGGCAGTCGCTGCGCCAGGCGCTGCTCGAGCTGAGGCGTGTGCTGGGCGACGGCCTGGACGTGTCGGCGGATGAGGTCGCACTGAGGCCGGGCGTCCTGTCGCTGGACCTGGTCGAGGTGGAGGCCGCTCTCGCGGCAGACCGACCGCGGCAGGCGGTCGAGCTGTGTGAAGGCGAGTTCCTGCCGGGCGCGGAGGACATCGGAGGCGAGGTGTGGCGGGCGTGGGTCGACGCGGAACGCGCCGGCCTGCGGCCACGCCTGACTGCTGCCTTCGCGCACCTCACGGCCGCGGCGGAGGCGGCGGGGGAGCGTGGTGAAGCAGAATCGTGGGCGGCCGCGTGGGCGGCGGCTCTGCCCTGGGATGAGCGCGCACATACGCGCTGGGTGGAGACGCTGCGCGCGAACGATCACGCGGCGGAGGCAGCTGCGCAGCACGCGGTGTTCACGGCGCGGCTGCGCGGTGAGCTGGGCATCGCGCCGTCACCGGAATGGCAGCGGCTCGGCGCGGAACTGGAGCGGGAGGGCGCGGAATCGCGGGTGCGCACAACGCCGGGCTCGGCTGCCCTGTTCGCGCCCGAGCTGGTCGGCCGCGGCGCCGAGCTGGCGGAGCTGACGGGTGCATGGCGCGTGGTCCGTAACGGCGGCGCGGCCGTCGTGCTGGTCGAAGGTGCGGAGGGCATCGGCAAGACGAGGCTCTGCGACGAGTTTCTGCGCGGCGTCGAAGCTGCCGGCGAGGCGTTCGTGCTGCGCGTGCGCGGCGAGGATCCCGCTGCAGGGCGGCACGCGTGGACGCATGGACGCCGACTGCTCGCCGGTGTGCAGACCGCACCAGGACTGAGCGGTGCACCGGACGCAGCGCTGGCAGAGGTGGCGCAGCTCGTGCCGTCGCTGCGCGAACGCTATCCCGCACTGCCGCAGCCGCGCGGCGGCGACCGCGAGCTGAGCGCAGCTATCACGCGTGTGATCGCCGACGTCGCGTCGGAGTTACCCATCATCATATTCGTGGACGATGCGACGGGCGTCGATGCGGCCACGCGCGCGTGGCTCGCAGCGTTCGCCCGCGATGTCCCTCTGCACGTGCTCGTGCTGCTCACTGCCGGCACGGACGAGCTGAAACGCGGCGCACATGCGCTGGAGCCGGGCAGCGCAGGTCTTCGTCGCATCCGGCTTCAGCCGCTCGACGTCAGCGCGACGGAGGCGCTGCTCGCGTCGATGCTCGTCCTGCCCGCAGCCGAGCGCCACCAACTCGCCGCGCGCCTGCACGAGGCCACCGAGGGCAACCCCTTTTACACGGCCGAGACGGTCGCAGCGCTCGTCGACGAACGGCTGATCGTGCTGGATGCGGCGGGCACCTGGCGACTCACGCCGGAGTGCGCGCGCAGGCCGCTGCCGCTGGGGGGCAGTGTGCGAACTGCAATCGGCGACCGGATCGCGCGGCTGGCGGAGCCCGGCCGGCGTGTGCTGGCAGCGGCCGCCTCGTTCGACGAGGCCGCCGGGTTCGCTGAGCTCCAGGCGCACACGCAGCTCGCGCCGGACGCGTTGCGCACGACGGTGGACGATCTCATCACCCGGCGCCTGCTGCGGCCCGTTTCCCCCCCGGCGCACGGTGTGCAGTTCACACACGGGCTCATCCGACGCGTCGCACGCGAGCGGCTCGCCGACGCGATCGCACTTCCGCGCGGCGCGTCACGCCCGCGACGCTTCGTGCTCGCGACGGCAGCCGTGCTCGTCATCGCGCTCGTCTTCGCGTTCGTCCTCGATCGTACGGCGGAGGATACGCCGGCCGCGATCGCCGTGATGTACTTCGATAATCTGTCCGCGGATCCGGCCGACACATACCTGGCCGCGGCACTCACGGAGGAGATCGCTGCGCAGCTCGCCAGGCTCGAGCGCCTGCGCGTGAAGAGCCCGCGCGCCACACTGCCCCTTCAGGAACGGGCCGGCAGTGATCCCGCCGTGATTGGCGCAGCGCTCGATGTCGGCTACCTGGTGGACGGCAGCCTGCGCCGCGCAGGCGATCAGGTGCGGATCATTGTGCGACTGACCGGTACGGCCGACGGATTCCAGGTCTGGAACGAGACGTACGATGTGGAGACTATCGACCTCCTGCGCGTGCAGACCGAGATCGCACGCGAAGTCGCAACACGCGTTGCAGGCCGGCTCGCGACCGGCGAGCGCGCCATGCTCGCGCAGCCCCCCACCACGAGCCCGCAGGCGTACGATCACTTTCTACGCGGCAACTACCACCTGGTGCGGCGCACACCGGAGAGCGTTCAGCGCGCAATCAGCGAGTATCGCACCGCGGTTCGGCTCGATCCCGGCTTCGCGGCCGCCCGGGCGCGCGAGGCGTACGGTTACGCGCTGTTTCTGGACTGGGGCTGGACGTATCCGGGCGCAGCCGCGGGGGAGTTGCTCGCGCGCGGCCTGCTCGCAACGGAGCAGGTATTGCAACGTGATCCACAGTCCGCCGACGCGTGGATGACGCGCGCATACCTGCTGGTGATGCGTGACCCGGTGCGCCACGCCGGCGCCATTGATGCGTTCCGTCGTTCAATCGCGCTCGACCCGAACAATGCCGAGGTGCACCACCAGCTCGGTCAAAGCCTGATGGCGTTGGGCCGCTACGACGACGCAGAGGCAGCCTATCACCGTGCGCTCGAGCTGGAGCCGTGGCGAGCCATGACGCTCGTGCCGCTCGGCGCGATCGCGCTGCGGGAGGGTCGTCACGACGATCAGATGCGGTGGGCCGACAGTGCCATCGCCGTCGACCCGGACGTGCCGTATGCGTACTCCTCGCGGGCCCTCGTACGACTCCAGCACGGCGATGCCTCCGGCGCCCGGCGCGATGCCGAGACCGCGCTCGACCTGGACGATACCTACCGGCTCCCCGGCCTTGCCGTTCGCGCCGCCGCCCTGGCCGCTCTCGGCGATACCACTGCCGCCCGCCGCGACCTGGCCGCTTCCCTCCACGCGCTCGCCGACCCCGCTCAACCGTCATCGACCGAGCTGTTCTTCCTCGGCATCGCCCTGCTGGCGCTCGACGAGGATCAGACGCTGCTCGACCTCCTCGAACGCACCCGCCCGCGCAGCGCGTGGGTCTGGTTCTATCTCCAGGATCCGGCGTACGACCGGATACGCGAACATCTCCGGATACGCCAGGTACTGGACGAAGTGAAGCCCTTGTAG
- a CDS encoding heme-binding protein: MTIKQSISTAFVVLALLAGADRARAQEQPATPPERLTLEEAKTAMDAGEAEARSNGWNLVFVISDAEGTPIYIRRMDGVPKRNYEIALNKISTSIESGMHTADYAAAVREGRIPAIEGALTYEGGLLLRRDGRVVGAFSASGARGSEDAQAVRAGMAAIGINP; encoded by the coding sequence GTGACGATCAAACAATCGATTTCGACCGCATTCGTCGTGCTCGCTCTCCTCGCGGGCGCCGACCGAGCGAGGGCACAGGAGCAGCCTGCGACGCCGCCTGAGCGTCTTACGTTGGAGGAGGCGAAGACGGCGATGGACGCCGGCGAAGCGGAAGCCCGTAGCAATGGCTGGAACCTCGTCTTCGTCATCAGCGACGCGGAAGGGACGCCGATATACATCCGGCGAATGGATGGCGTGCCGAAGCGGAACTACGAGATTGCGTTGAACAAGATCAGTACGAGCATTGAATCCGGGATGCACACCGCAGACTACGCGGCTGCCGTGCGTGAGGGCCGGATACCCGCCATCGAAGGGGCCCTGACTTACGAGGGCGGCCTCCTGCTCCGTCGCGATGGCAGGGTTGTCGGTGCGTTCAGCGCCAGTGGCGCGCGGGGATCAGAGGATGCGCAGGCTGTGCGCGCGGGTATGGCCGCGATCGGCATCAACCCCTGA
- a CDS encoding acyl-CoA dehydrogenase family protein, with amino-acid sequence MHHRRADLSVFAWGLLSFGNIYYGMAQRALDLTVETVKKKGSLGVTRSMAYHPGVQQGIAEMVIELEGIGPHLEHVARDWSEGVDHGAAWVIRIVAAKYHAVEGSWRVVDKALDLAGGFGIFRKGPFEQLFRDARLGRIHPANGMLTHELCAKLTLGIDPDEQPRRG; translated from the coding sequence TTGCATCACCGCCGCGCGGACCTGTCCGTCTTTGCGTGGGGTCTGCTCAGCTTCGGCAACATCTACTACGGCATGGCGCAGCGCGCTCTCGACCTCACGGTCGAGACAGTGAAGAAGAAGGGGTCGCTGGGCGTCACGCGCTCGATGGCATATCATCCGGGAGTGCAGCAGGGGATCGCGGAGATGGTCATCGAGCTCGAGGGCATCGGCCCGCACCTCGAGCACGTCGCGCGCGACTGGTCGGAGGGCGTGGACCATGGCGCCGCCTGGGTCATCAGGATCGTCGCAGCAAAGTACCACGCAGTCGAGGGCTCCTGGCGTGTCGTCGACAAGGCGCTCGATCTGGCTGGCGGATTCGGAATCTTCCGGAAGGGCCCGTTCGAGCAGCTGTTCCGCGATGCGCGGCTGGGGCGGATCCACCCGGCCAACGGAATGCTGACTCACGAGCTGTGCGCCAAGCTCACGCTGGGGATCGATCCGGACGAGCAGCCGCGCCGGGGCTGA
- a CDS encoding SLC13 family permease has translation MFGILAAALLLFASGAMRMDVVALLVLGALALTGLVSTQQALAGFSSPAVVTVWAMFILSAALTRTGIANRLSRPIRRFAQAGELQLIVALMVASGLLSALINTVTVAAIMLPVTMDIARRTRRPPSRLLLPMSLGCLLGGPFTAISTAPNILVTDALRNAGLEPFTLFEFTPITAAILTSGIVFMVFGGRRLLPDRNSSGQARGSALSSSYALQEHLFTARVEPGSALVNLTLAESRLGSALHLTVLGIRRRDRVERAPAPDEKLQAGDVLILHGLPDHLRALHGREHLVVAPFDQATQELARRLAVAEARVPADSPLAGAALSESGLRREHRVHVRAAQRQDGTRQHDLRRLRLQAGDTLLLQGERERLLALEESGLVENLEFVRWQEAAAGYGIESELLPVRVPAGSVLAGRTLAESRLGNAFGLTAVGAVRGDTLLVMPDPAERVEADDLWLLHGSRADLEVMAALPNLEILAQTPAQVEELESLNMTITEVVLSPRTTISGRSLGHLHFRDRYGLTVLAIWREGKPYRSELRDLELRFGDALLVYGPRGRIEAIAADPDFLVLDESATRAPRPEKEPVAAAIMAAVLIVAMFGWVPITIAAVLGSVAMVLGRCISMDEAYRAIDWQAVFVIAGMLPLGVALDQSGAAALVAQSVLGSLGDLGPRAMMAGLFFLTVIAAQVMPAPAVVVLISPVALSAAASAGISPYTLMMTVALAASASFASPVHPAQLLVMGPGGYRFTDYLRVGAPMTLVAFIVIMALVPLMWPP, from the coding sequence GTGTTCGGGATACTCGCCGCGGCGCTGCTGCTGTTCGCGAGCGGCGCGATGCGCATGGACGTTGTCGCGCTGCTCGTGCTCGGCGCACTGGCGCTCACGGGACTCGTGTCCACGCAGCAGGCGCTCGCCGGATTCAGCAGTCCTGCCGTCGTCACGGTCTGGGCGATGTTCATCCTGTCGGCTGCACTCACGCGTACTGGAATCGCGAACCGTTTGAGCCGGCCTATCCGCCGGTTCGCCCAGGCCGGCGAGCTTCAACTGATCGTAGCCCTGATGGTGGCATCGGGGCTGTTGTCGGCGCTCATCAACACGGTGACGGTCGCAGCGATCATGCTGCCGGTCACGATGGACATCGCACGACGCACGCGTCGTCCGCCCTCGCGCCTGTTGCTGCCGATGTCGCTCGGCTGTCTGCTGGGCGGTCCGTTCACAGCAATATCGACAGCACCGAACATCCTCGTCACCGACGCACTGCGAAACGCGGGGCTGGAGCCGTTCACTCTATTCGAATTCACGCCGATCACGGCAGCGATCCTCACGTCCGGCATCGTGTTCATGGTATTCGGCGGCCGGCGCCTGCTGCCCGATCGTAATTCGTCAGGCCAGGCCCGCGGCAGCGCGCTGTCGAGCTCGTACGCGCTTCAGGAGCATCTCTTCACTGCGCGCGTCGAGCCGGGCTCCGCGCTCGTCAACCTGACGCTCGCGGAGAGCCGCCTCGGCTCCGCGCTGCACCTGACGGTACTTGGCATCCGCCGGCGTGATCGTGTCGAGCGCGCACCGGCCCCCGACGAGAAGCTCCAGGCCGGCGACGTGCTGATCCTGCATGGACTGCCCGACCACCTGCGCGCGCTGCATGGCCGCGAGCACCTTGTCGTCGCGCCGTTCGATCAGGCCACGCAGGAGCTGGCCCGTCGCCTGGCCGTCGCGGAGGCGCGCGTGCCCGCGGACTCCCCGCTCGCTGGCGCAGCCTTGTCCGAAAGCGGTCTTCGTCGCGAACACCGCGTGCATGTCAGAGCGGCACAGCGGCAGGACGGCACCCGGCAGCACGACCTGCGACGGCTTCGCCTCCAGGCTGGTGACACGCTGCTGCTCCAGGGCGAGCGTGAGCGACTGCTGGCGCTCGAGGAGAGTGGCCTCGTCGAGAATCTGGAGTTCGTGCGATGGCAGGAGGCGGCCGCGGGCTACGGCATCGAGTCGGAGCTGCTGCCGGTCCGCGTTCCGGCCGGTTCAGTGCTCGCCGGCCGCACACTCGCCGAGAGCAGGCTCGGCAACGCGTTCGGCCTGACCGCCGTCGGCGCCGTGCGCGGCGACACGCTGCTCGTGATGCCGGATCCCGCGGAGCGCGTCGAGGCGGACGACCTCTGGCTGCTGCACGGCTCGCGCGCCGACCTCGAAGTCATGGCCGCGCTCCCGAATCTCGAGATCCTGGCCCAGACGCCCGCGCAGGTGGAGGAGCTCGAGTCGCTGAACATGACGATCACCGAGGTCGTGCTTTCGCCGCGCACGACGATCTCGGGCCGTTCGCTCGGCCATCTCCACTTCCGTGACCGTTACGGCCTCACGGTCCTCGCCATCTGGCGCGAGGGGAAGCCATACCGCTCGGAGCTGCGGGACCTGGAGCTGCGCTTCGGGGATGCACTGCTCGTCTACGGTCCGCGCGGCCGCATCGAGGCGATCGCGGCCGACCCCGACTTTCTCGTTCTCGACGAGAGCGCCACGCGCGCTCCGCGGCCCGAGAAGGAGCCCGTAGCGGCCGCGATCATGGCTGCCGTGCTCATCGTTGCCATGTTTGGCTGGGTGCCCATCACCATCGCGGCGGTGCTCGGGTCCGTCGCCATGGTGCTCGGGCGCTGCATCTCAATGGACGAAGCGTACCGCGCCATCGACTGGCAGGCCGTGTTCGTGATCGCCGGAATGCTGCCCCTCGGCGTCGCGCTCGACCAGAGCGGCGCCGCAGCGCTCGTCGCGCAGAGTGTGCTCGGCTCGCTCGGCGACCTCGGACCGCGCGCGATGATGGCCGGGCTGTTCTTCCTCACGGTCATCGCGGCGCAGGTGATGCCTGCACCCGCGGTCGTCGTGCTGATCAGCCCGGTCGCGCTGAGCGCCGCCGCCAGCGCCGGCATATCGCCATACACCCTCATGATGACCGTCGCGCTCGCGGCGTCAGCCAGCTTCGCGAGCCCTGTGCACCCGGCTCAGCTGCTCGTGATGGGACCGGGCGGCTATCGCTTCACCGACTACCTGCGGGTCGGTGCGCCCATGACGCTCGTCGCGTTCATTGTGATCATGGCACTCGTTCCGCTGATGTGGCCGCCATGA